One window of the Anomaloglossus baeobatrachus isolate aAnoBae1 chromosome 12, aAnoBae1.hap1, whole genome shotgun sequence genome contains the following:
- the TUNAR gene encoding protein TUNAR, whose translation MIITGGNEDDRGRQEKESTEESILAMLGIIGTILNLIVIIFVYIYTTL comes from the coding sequence ATGATAATCACTGGCGGCAATGAAGACGACAGAGGACGCCAAGAAAAGGAGAGCACGGAGGAGTCGATCCTGGCCATGCTGGGGATCATAGGGACCATCCTCAACCTGATTGTCATAATATTTGTCTACATTTATACCACATTATAA